CAAACGCAGCCGGTGGGGGTACGAGATTAACCTGATTGGTGACAACCCCGAAGCGGCGCGCTACGCCGGGCTAAATATTACCCGTAATATTATCCTGGTGATGATGGTTTCTGGCGCGCTGGCCGGTTTGGCAGGGATGTCTGAAATTTCGGGAGTGGTACACCGTTTGCAGGAAAAAATCTCTGCGGGATATGGTTTCACCGGGATTATTGTTGCCTGGCTGGCAAAACTGAATCCATTCGCGGTGATAATCGTTTCGATTTTATTTGGCGCTCTCATTGTCGCAGGACGCGAGATTCAGCCCGCGGGTTTGGCTTATCTGCTACAGGGGATCATCCTTTTCATGGTCATCAGTAGTGATGTTTTACTGCGCTATCAGGTTCGCATTGTGCGAAAGGAGCAGGAGACCGTATGAACTTCGAGATCATTCTTCACTCTGGATTAGCCACCGGGACGATTTTACTCTTTGCTGGAATTGGCGCAATTTTTGCTGAGCGGTCAGGTATTTTGAACCTGGGCGTCGAGGGTATGATGCTGCTGGGCGCGATGGCTGGTTTTAGCGTATCGCTTTCCTCGGGGAATGCCTGGGTAGGTTTGTTGGTGGCCATGTTTGCCGCGGGCATTCTGAGTTTGGCGCATGGGTTGGTAACGATTCATTTTCAGGCCGATCAGGTTGTTAGTGGCTTATCGTTGACTTTTTTGGGAACCGGCCTGGCTCTGGTATTGGGTGAAGGCCTCACCGGACAGAACCCTCCCCTGATCCCGGATGTGTCTATCCCGCTGCTTTCACAGATTCCCTTCCTCGGCCCGGTCTTCTTCGAGAATCACAGCATCCTGGTTTTCGTCGGTTATCTCTTTGCTCCCTTGAGTTGGTATTATATTCACAAAACTCGCCCTGGTATGCATCTGCGGGCGGTGGGGCAGAAACCCTCTGCCGCGGATACGATGGGCATCAGCGTGTATGGGGTGCGCTATTTTTATACCTTTGTGGGTGGCTGTTTGGCTGGTTTGGCAGGAGCGACGATCAGCCTTTCGGTTTCGCCGGGCTGGTATAGCAGCCAGACAACCTCGGGCCAGGGTTGGATCGCGATTGCTTTGGTGATCTTCGCGCAATGGAATCCGCTGCGTGCTGCGTTGGGCGGCTATCTTTTTGGGGCTATCCGCCGCGGTATCCTAGATTTGCAAGGCCCGGCGCTGCTGTTTGGTTTTGCGAACCCGCTGTATGTTAATTCGAATTTAGGGTTTTTCTTGCAGATGACACCTTTCTTGTTGACCATCGTTGCGCTGGTCATGGGGTCACGGGCTGCTGCCCGAAAACGCCTGGGTTCTCCGGCGGCGTTGGGAGTACCCTATGTGCGCGGTGAACGCGGACATTAATATAATCGGGAGTTGACTATGCAAAAATTATTTCAGAAAGAGTGGTTTTCCCGCTTGGTAGATGCCTTGCTCCCGGTGTTTGCCACAATCGCGGCTTTAGCAGTGGGTGCGGTGATGTTGCTGCTTTTGAAAGTTAATCCCATTGAAGCCTATGGCGCTTTGTGGGAGGGTGCTTTTGGTAGTACCAATGCGATCGCGGAAACGCTGGTAAAGGCGACGCCGCTGTTGTTGGTGGGGCTGGGCATTTGTATTTCCTTCCGCGGGGATGTCATTAATATCGGCGGCGAGGGGCAGATGGTGATTGGTGCGATTTTTGCGACGCTGCTGGGCCTCACGTTGACAGATTGGCCCGGCTGGGCCGTGATTCCCCTTTCGATGCTAGCCGGTTTTTTGGGTGGCGCGATTTGGGGTGGTATCCCCGGTTTTCTCAAAGCGCGCTTCAATGTCAACGAAATTCTTAGCACGGTGATGATGAACGCCATCGCTGTGCAGTTGATGAATTTCTTGCTGCGCGGCCCGATGATTGACCCGGCACAGGCTGAATTGGCCTCTCAAATTCCGCAAACCGCCCGCCTGCTTGAAGTATTTCGGCTGCCGCGTTGGGTTCCTACACGCTTGCATCTGGGCGCGCTGATCGCGGTTGTATTAGCAATTTTTGTGTATATTTTGCTTTGGCGCACAACCCTGGGCTACCGCATCCGAGCGGTGGGGCAGAACCCCCATGCTTCCCGTTATGCAGGTATCAAAGTTAACCGCTATGTTGTTTTGGCATTATTACTGAGTGGTGCTTTTGCTGGCCTGGCTGGCGCGACGCAAGTTTTCGGCGTCAATTACCGCATGATTACTGATGGATCGGCTTCGGGCTTTACCGGAAGCGCCGGGTTTAATGGCATTGTTGCTGCACTGTTTGGACAGTTGCATCCATTGGGGACGATTCCGGCATCGGTGTTATTTGGTGCTTTGTTGGTTGGCGCCAACAAAATGCAGCGGGTGGTGCAGGTTCCCTCGGCGTTGGTGACCGCACTCAATGGTTTGGTGGTGGTATTCGTGGTTAGCAGCGAAATTTGGCGAAGGCGCCGTCAGCGCCGCCGCCTGGTTGTGGGAGATGATGACGATCAGCCTCAAATCCCCGGTGATGAAAATGCTCAAAGCGTGGAGGTGATGGCATGATTTCAGACTTGCTTTCAACAACCGTTTTGGTGGGCATTTTGGCTTCGGGCATTCGTCTGGCGACGCCTTATTTATATGCAGCCATTGGCGAAGCCTTTGGACAGCGTAGCGGTGTACTCAATCTTGGCGTTGAGGGCCAGATGCTATTAGGCGCTTTTGCGGCCTTTTATGTTGCTTTTACAACAGAGAATCTGTGGCTGGGAATATTGGCAGCGATGATCGTCGGTGCGTTGATGGGGCTGGCAATGGCCTATGTGACTGTCAATCTGCACGCTGTGCAGGGGATCAGCGGGATTGGTTTTTATCTCTTCGGGCTGGGTCTGAGCGATCTGTTATTCCAGAAAATGCTGGGCACGGTTGAGACTGTCAAAGGGTTTTCAAAAATTTATATCCCTGGCTTGAGCGATATTCCCATCATTGGCGATATTTTCTTTCGCCAGAATATTCTAGTTTATATTGCTTTTCTTCTCGTACCGGTAGCCTGGTTTGTTTTGAACAAAACTACATTGGGTCTAAAAATCCGCGCGGTGGGTGAGAATCCTGAAGCCGCGGATTCGCTTGGGGTCAGTGTGGCACGTGTCCGATATTTTACGATCATCTTGGGCGGCACTCTTTCAGGGGTTGCCGGGGCTTCGTTATCCATCGCTTTGCTGAATGTTTTTCAGCAGAATATGACCAGTGGGCTTGGCTTTATCGCTGTCGCACTGGTGTACTTCGGCGCCTGGCGTCCATGGGGGGTGTTGGGTGGCGCGTTGCTATTTAGTATGATCAATTCACTGCAATTATGGATTCAGGTTTTAGG
This genomic stretch from Chloroflexota bacterium harbors:
- a CDS encoding ABC transporter permease produces the protein MNFEIILHSGLATGTILLFAGIGAIFAERSGILNLGVEGMMLLGAMAGFSVSLSSGNAWVGLLVAMFAAGILSLAHGLVTIHFQADQVVSGLSLTFLGTGLALVLGEGLTGQNPPLIPDVSIPLLSQIPFLGPVFFENHSILVFVGYLFAPLSWYYIHKTRPGMHLRAVGQKPSAADTMGISVYGVRYFYTFVGGCLAGLAGATISLSVSPGWYSSQTTSGQGWIAIALVIFAQWNPLRAALGGYLFGAIRRGILDLQGPALLFGFANPLYVNSNLGFFLQMTPFLLTIVALVMGSRAAARKRLGSPAALGVPYVRGERGH
- a CDS encoding ABC transporter permease; protein product: MQKLFQKEWFSRLVDALLPVFATIAALAVGAVMLLLLKVNPIEAYGALWEGAFGSTNAIAETLVKATPLLLVGLGICISFRGDVINIGGEGQMVIGAIFATLLGLTLTDWPGWAVIPLSMLAGFLGGAIWGGIPGFLKARFNVNEILSTVMMNAIAVQLMNFLLRGPMIDPAQAELASQIPQTARLLEVFRLPRWVPTRLHLGALIAVVLAIFVYILLWRTTLGYRIRAVGQNPHASRYAGIKVNRYVVLALLLSGAFAGLAGATQVFGVNYRMITDGSASGFTGSAGFNGIVAALFGQLHPLGTIPASVLFGALLVGANKMQRVVQVPSALVTALNGLVVVFVVSSEIWRRRRQRRRLVVGDDDDQPQIPGDENAQSVEVMA
- a CDS encoding ABC transporter permease; translation: MSDLLSTTVLVGILASGIRLATPYLYAAIGEAFGQRSGVLNLGVEGQMLLGAFAAFYVAFTTENLWLGILAAMIVGALMGLAMAYVTVNLHAVQGISGIGFYLFGLGLSDLLFQKMLGTVETVKGFSKIYIPGLSDIPIIGDIFFRQNILVYIAFLLVPVAWFVLNKTTLGLKIRAVGENPEAADSLGVSVARVRYFTIILGGTLSGVAGASLSIALLNVFQQNMTSGLGFIAVALVYFGAWRPWGVLGGALLFSMINSLQLWIQVLGIPIPSDIAVMMPYVLTILVLVATVSRVRAPAALTRPFERED